A section of the Neisseria dumasiana genome encodes:
- a CDS encoding PhoH family protein: MTHTVHLQFDDIDNIVLQRLCGALDSHLDTLGKALDIQISRRFSSFTFLGDLAHAGRRALLALADIAESRDLEDTDIRLAAVEAKTADAQHEEKHHDQQYYLRTKRGSIGGRTPRQNGYIRALLNHDVVFGLGPAGTGKTYLAVAAAVDAMEKHQIERIVLVRPAVEAGEKLGFLPGDLAQKVDPYLRPLYDALYDLMGFDRVTKLLEKGLIEIAPLAYMRGRTLNGAYVILDEAQNTTPEQMKMFLTRIGFGAKAVITGDLSQIDLPRNIKSGLKDAKEKLSGIEGLYFHTFTSEDVVRHPLVQKIVEAYDAADEQEEKQKRLPQGRQLA; encoded by the coding sequence ATGACCCATACCGTGCATTTACAGTTCGACGACATCGACAACATCGTGCTGCAACGCCTGTGCGGCGCACTCGACAGCCATCTCGACACTTTGGGCAAAGCCCTTGATATCCAAATCAGCCGCCGTTTTTCCAGCTTCACCTTTTTAGGCGACCTCGCCCACGCAGGCCGCCGTGCCCTGCTTGCTTTGGCCGACATCGCCGAAAGCCGCGATTTGGAAGACACCGACATCCGCCTTGCCGCCGTCGAAGCCAAAACCGCCGATGCGCAGCACGAAGAAAAACACCACGACCAGCAATATTATCTGCGTACCAAACGCGGCAGCATCGGCGGGCGCACCCCGCGCCAAAACGGCTATATCCGTGCGCTGCTCAACCATGATGTCGTTTTCGGGCTTGGCCCTGCCGGTACGGGTAAAACCTATCTGGCCGTAGCCGCCGCCGTAGATGCGATGGAAAAGCACCAAATCGAACGCATCGTTTTGGTGCGCCCCGCCGTTGAAGCGGGCGAAAAACTCGGCTTTCTGCCCGGCGACCTCGCCCAAAAAGTCGACCCCTACCTGCGCCCGCTTTACGATGCGCTCTATGATTTAATGGGCTTCGACCGCGTTACCAAGCTCTTGGAAAAAGGCTTAATCGAAATCGCTCCGCTGGCCTACATGCGCGGCCGCACGCTCAACGGCGCGTATGTGATTCTCGACGAAGCGCAAAACACCACGCCCGAACAGATGAAGATGTTTCTCACCCGCATCGGTTTCGGTGCCAAAGCCGTGATTACCGGCGACTTGAGCCAGATCGACCTGCCCCGTAACATCAAATCGGGCTTGAAAGATGCCAAAGAAAAACTCAGCGGCATCGAAGGTTTGTATTTCCACACCTTTACCAGTGAAGACGTTGTCCGCCATCCGCTTGTACAAAAAATCGTCGAAGCCTACGATGCGGCGGACGAACAAGAAGAAAAACAAAAACGCTTGCCGCAAGGCCGGCAGTTGGCCTAA
- a CDS encoding TonB-dependent hemoglobin/transferrin/lactoferrin family receptor, which translates to MKLNPTVYAVALAFAAPAAYADAPYVHKAKLETVTVTADRHAQALDKAAPNVAVVSRKELDQAAAANLDDVVLYEPGVDVPTDNNRRGNAGVNIRGIGGNRILMMVDGIRVPEAYAGGGSNAAVSGRDLVEADTLKQVDIVKGPYSALYGSDALGGVVNFSTYSPADFVDAEKPFHFGLKHGYRSRDRSHGVTATAAGYTENAQGLLMFTHRQGHESKNRGGVDSRNGRRTKPNPQDFRSYNILAKGDAGNENHRVEALFEHFYRKKETDLLNTLGTGAPRGPRVTTTTSSSSDDRARRQRIELGYRYRGDSALKEANIYVYRQRLKSEDDAVTDETARMAGRITEDGIRYSDYGFNQTTQGINTRGVFEADTGRLKHTIVAGAEFKQTDTERPRESTTVGRDGRISHMYAGALYPNKTFPDSRRRTVSVYAQDSLAFPNGIVLTPALRFEHEKLKPQIDQAYLNSKPDSLPKDFSDSSFTPSLRLSVPFGEAFTGFATYSRGFRTPPFDTATMSFNNSQHGYKVIPNNNLKSEHSDSFELGLKYKDERTKAQITTFYNRYRDFINRTQVRVEQGAGGRPIRVFKYDNLDKVKTYGIEAATAVKLNDNWQVGTSIAWMRGKDGEGKPLDTAYPLNGVLSVDYAQEKWGAGTKLRWATAQKRTSNPAFFKTPGYGVWDAGVWYKPVKNLSLGLNVYNLANKKYWQHADVAGVEDLGTMDTYTQPGRNVAASLQLKF; encoded by the coding sequence ATGAAACTGAACCCTACCGTATATGCCGTTGCTTTGGCTTTTGCCGCGCCGGCCGCTTATGCCGATGCGCCGTATGTTCATAAGGCAAAACTGGAAACCGTTACCGTAACCGCCGACCGCCACGCGCAGGCTTTGGATAAGGCTGCGCCGAATGTGGCAGTAGTGTCTCGCAAAGAGTTGGATCAGGCGGCGGCAGCCAATTTGGATGATGTGGTGCTGTACGAGCCGGGCGTGGATGTGCCCACCGACAACAACCGCCGCGGCAATGCGGGGGTGAACATCCGCGGTATCGGCGGCAACCGCATTTTGATGATGGTGGACGGTATCCGCGTTCCCGAAGCCTATGCGGGCGGCGGCAGCAATGCGGCGGTGTCCGGCCGCGATTTGGTGGAAGCCGACACATTAAAGCAGGTGGATATCGTGAAAGGCCCTTATTCCGCGCTGTATGGCAGCGACGCTTTGGGCGGCGTGGTCAATTTTTCCACTTATTCGCCCGCTGATTTTGTCGATGCCGAAAAACCGTTCCATTTCGGTTTGAAACACGGCTACCGCAGCCGCGACCGCAGCCACGGCGTAACGGCAACGGCGGCAGGCTACACGGAAAATGCGCAAGGTTTGCTGATGTTCACGCACCGCCAAGGTCATGAAAGCAAAAACCGCGGCGGCGTGGATTCGCGCAACGGCCGCCGCACCAAGCCGAATCCGCAGGATTTCCGCAGCTACAACATTTTGGCCAAAGGCGATGCGGGCAACGAAAACCACCGCGTAGAAGCCTTGTTCGAGCATTTTTACCGCAAAAAAGAAACCGATTTGCTGAACACTTTGGGCACGGGTGCGCCGCGCGGCCCGCGGGTAACCACAACGACATCCAGTTCGTCGGACGACCGCGCCCGCCGCCAGCGTATCGAGTTGGGCTACCGCTACCGCGGCGACTCCGCCTTGAAAGAAGCCAATATTTACGTTTACCGGCAAAGGCTGAAATCGGAAGACGATGCGGTTACTGATGAAACCGCCCGCATGGCTGGGCGCATCACTGAAGACGGCATCCGCTATTCCGATTACGGTTTCAACCAAACCACCCAAGGCATCAATACCCGCGGCGTGTTTGAAGCCGACACAGGCCGTCTGAAACACACTATTGTGGCGGGTGCGGAATTCAAGCAAACCGACACCGAACGCCCGCGCGAAAGCACCACGGTGGGGCGCGACGGCCGCATCAGCCATATGTATGCCGGTGCGCTGTATCCGAACAAAACCTTCCCCGATTCTCGCCGCCGCACGGTCAGCGTTTATGCGCAAGACAGTTTGGCGTTTCCCAACGGCATCGTGCTGACACCGGCTTTGCGTTTCGAGCATGAAAAGCTCAAACCGCAAATCGACCAAGCCTATCTGAACAGTAAGCCCGACAGCCTGCCGAAAGACTTCAGCGACAGCTCGTTCACGCCCAGCCTGCGTTTGAGCGTGCCGTTCGGCGAGGCGTTTACCGGCTTTGCCACTTATTCGCGCGGCTTCCGAACGCCGCCGTTCGATACCGCCACAATGTCGTTCAACAACAGCCAGCACGGCTATAAAGTGATTCCGAACAACAACTTGAAATCGGAACATTCCGACAGCTTCGAGCTGGGTTTGAAATATAAAGACGAACGCACCAAAGCGCAGATCACCACCTTCTACAACCGTTACCGCGATTTCATCAACCGCACGCAGGTCAGGGTTGAACAGGGCGCAGGCGGCCGTCCGATCCGGGTGTTTAAATACGACAATCTGGATAAAGTGAAAACCTACGGCATCGAAGCCGCTACCGCCGTGAAACTTAACGACAACTGGCAGGTCGGCACCAGCATCGCTTGGATGCGCGGCAAAGACGGCGAAGGTAAACCGCTGGACACCGCCTATCCGCTCAACGGCGTGCTGAGTGTGGACTACGCACAAGAAAAATGGGGCGCAGGCACCAAATTGCGCTGGGCAACGGCGCAGAAACGCACCAGCAACCCCGCCTTTTTCAAAACACCCGGCTACGGCGTGTGGGATGCGGGCGTGTGGTACAAACCGGTTAAAAACC